The Longimicrobiaceae bacterium genome window below encodes:
- a CDS encoding acetyl-CoA carboxylase biotin carboxyl carrier protein subunit, whose protein sequence is MRYFVTIGERTVEVDLTGETPVVDGTPVAADLVSLPGTPIKHLLAGGRSYELTAQPAERRGRWQIAIGAQRFTADAVDERTRAIREMSGAAEEETEKTIVAPMPGLVLKVEVEVGQTVRAGQGVVIVEAMKMENELKAPADGVVARIEVQPGQTVEKGATLVILE, encoded by the coding sequence ATGCGCTATTTCGTGACCATCGGCGAGCGCACGGTGGAGGTGGACCTCACCGGCGAGACGCCGGTGGTGGACGGCACGCCCGTGGCCGCCGACCTGGTGTCGCTGCCCGGCACGCCCATCAAGCACCTGCTCGCCGGCGGCCGCTCGTACGAGCTCACGGCCCAGCCCGCCGAGCGCCGCGGCCGCTGGCAGATCGCCATCGGCGCCCAGCGCTTCACCGCCGACGCCGTGGACGAGCGCACCCGCGCCATCCGCGAGATGTCGGGCGCCGCCGAGGAGGAGACGGAGAAGACCATCGTCGCCCCCATGCCCGGCCTGGTGCTGAAGGTGGAGGTGGAGGTGGGCCAGACGGTTCGCGCCGGACAGGGCGTGGTGATCGTGGAGGCGATGAAGATGGAGAACGAACTGAAGGCACCCGCGGACGGCGTGGTCGCCCGTATCGAGGTGCAGCCGGGCCAGACGGTGGAGAAGGGCGCGACACTGGTGATCCTGGAGTAG
- a CDS encoding DinB family protein, whose product MYRKIEDFEKGWTFEAANTRKVLANLSDESLSQPIAEGFNTLGGLAWHLAMALGLMLGQVGLKIDAPARGSAVPAKAQEIADVYDRAASSVAAAVTSGWTDEMLAEEVPIFGQSWPRGLVLSALILHQTHHRGQMTVLMRQAGLPVPGMYGPAKEEMAAFAPAASA is encoded by the coding sequence ATGTACCGGAAGATCGAAGACTTCGAGAAGGGCTGGACGTTCGAGGCGGCGAACACCCGCAAGGTGCTCGCGAACCTGTCGGACGAGTCGCTTTCGCAGCCGATCGCGGAGGGCTTCAACACCCTGGGCGGCCTCGCCTGGCACCTGGCGATGGCGCTCGGCCTCATGCTGGGCCAGGTGGGGCTGAAGATCGACGCGCCGGCTCGCGGTTCCGCGGTGCCCGCGAAGGCGCAGGAGATCGCGGACGTGTACGACCGCGCAGCTAGCTCGGTCGCCGCGGCGGTGACGAGCGGCTGGACCGACGAGATGCTGGCGGAGGAGGTCCCGATCTTCGGCCAGTCGTGGCCGCGCGGCCTCGTCCTCTCCGCGCTCATTCTCCACCAGACGCATCACCGCGGGCAGATGACGGTGCTCATGCGCCAGGCGGGTCTGCCCGTTCCCGGCATGTACGGACCAGCGAAGGAAGAGATGGCGGCGTTCGCCCCCGCTGCCTCCGCGTAG